The following are encoded in a window of Artemia franciscana unplaced genomic scaffold, ASM3288406v1 Scaffold_1416, whole genome shotgun sequence genomic DNA:
- the LOC136042523 gene encoding uncharacterized protein LOC136042523 yields MSCNNCEIDLFNGILQFATDDAILELYYNHGMLLRSKDCPICGRTCVKSGTYFRCQKTWRISIRDGREFERTKCNFRKSIYHKTWLERSQLTLQQNFRFLMMWLQTNASREELIFNNVGISKQTIVDWSMFCREVCIYACHSSTVRLGGEGIIVEIDEAKFGKRKYNRGRIVDGVWVFGGIERFTGNSFMVAVPDRSSATLLGIIRDRILPGTTIISDCWRAYDCLAHHGFQHLRVNHSLNFVDPTTGAHTQNIERTWREVRDNIPTYGRREEHMEGYLAEYYFKKNIPSD; encoded by the coding sequence ATGAGCTGTAATAATTGCGAAATCGATTTATTTAATGGAATACTCCAATTTGCCACAGATGATGCAATTTTAGAACTGTATTATAACCATGGCATGTTATTGAGGAGCAAAGATTGCCCAATTTGTGGCCGGACTTGCGTTAAATCTGGAACTTATTTCCGTTGCCAGAAAACCTGGCGTATATCCATTCGTGATGGCCGTGAGTTTGAAAGAACAAagtgtaattttagaaaatctatCTATCATAAAACGTGGCTGGAACGCTCACAACTCACTCTACAACAGAATTTTCGGTTTTTGATGATGTGGCTTCAGACTAATGCTTCAAGGGAGGAATTGATATTCAATAATGTTGGTATTTCTAAACAAACGATTGTGGATTGGAGTATGTTCTGTAGAGAGGTTTGTATTTACGCTTGTCACTCCAGTACTGTTCGTTTGGGGGGAGAAGGAATAATTGTTGAGATAGATGAAgcaaaatttggcaagcgtaagTACAATCGTGGTCGAATTGTCGATGGTGTTTGGGTATTTGGTGGTATAGAGCGATTTACTGGAAATTCATTCATGGTTGCTGTGCCAGATAGAAGTAGTGCTACGCTGTTGGGAATAATACGTGACAGAATCCTGCCAGGTACAACAATAATCAGTGACTGTTGGAGGGCCTATGACTGCCTAGCCCACCATGGCTTTCAGCATTTGCGTGTCAATCACAGCCTAAATTTTGTTGACCCTACAACAGGAGCCCATACCCAAAATATAGAACGGACATGGAGGGAAGTGAGAGATAACATCCCCACTTATGGTAGAAGAGAAGAACATATGGAAGGATATCTTGCAgagtattatttcaaaaaaaatattccgtcAGATTGA